TAGATCCTGCGGTGCTTTGCTGTTCCATGTCGTCCACCCCATGTATGACAAAAATAGGATCCCACTAATCAGCAACACCGTTTTCACCCAAAAGTTGCCCAGCACTAGAGCGGATACACCTAATACCGCCAAACTGATTAACAAAGTGTCACAAACTGACGCGGTAATTACTGCAGGCAAAGCGTGTACAAACCGTTTCTGCAACGCGCCCTGATTAAAGATAAACACATTTTGCACACCCAGTGGTAAAATCAGGCCGAACGCTAGTATGAAACCATGCACTACTGCTTGAAACATCGCCATCCTCCATTAGATCATTGAAATCATTCACATATAACAAGAATAGAAAATAGGATACCATATCAAAAAGTAAGATACGGAAGATCATAGAAAGTAAGTATACCATCATATTATTTACCATAATTACATTATGTAAAATAAATGCCGTAAAAAAAGCACCTCCGTCATGGTTGTTTCCCATTGCCGGAGGTGCCGTTATGTACCAAGATTTATCCGTTATTTAACCAGATCTTTCAGACCTGCTCCCGGCTTGAAAGTCGGTACTTGTGACGCAGGAATTGAAATTTCCTTTCCTGTCTGTGGGTTACGTCCTGATCGGGCCGCCCGCTGTCTTGTTTCAAACGTGCCAAATCCGATCAATTGCACTTTCTCGCCGTTTTGCATGGCTTCGCTGATTGAATCCAGAATTGCATTGACCGCTTTCTCCGCATCCGCTTTCTTCAAGGATGTATTTTCCGCAACAGTAGCAATCAAATCTCCTTTGTTCATCTGATATTCCCCCTTTGTATGATCCATTCATTGATCTTATTCGATACAACCTGACAAAATCCTTTTACTGACAGGGGGATTGAGGAAAAAAATCTTACTTCTTGTCTTTATAGATCTCTCTCATGACATGCCCCAGTTCAGGCACAATGATGCGAGTCATTGCCAGTTTAACGGCACCGCTGGAACCTGGCATGGAAAAAACAGCAGTACCTTTACAGACGCCTGCAATTGCTCGACTGAGAATGGCTGCTGGTCCAATGTCTTCAGTAAAACTTAGGTAGCGGAAAATCTCTCCGAAACCAGGCATCTTTTTTTCGAGCATGGAGTCAACAGCTTTATATGTCGTATCCCGATCGGTAATTCCTGTCCCTCCGTTCAACAGAATCGCTTCTATGTTCGGAGATTCTGCTCCTTCCGCAATCAATTTCCGGATCATCTCGTATTCATCTTTCACAATGCGGTAGTCTTCTACCCGATACCCATTTTCTTGTAACAATTGCATGATCAGTTGACCGCTGGTGTCAGTTTCCTTTGTGCGCGTATCGCTCACCGTAATTACCATACAGGAAACTATTTTTGGAGCCTCTTTCCTATGCTGTTCTGTTGACATCTATACTTCCCCCTTGTCTTCTTAGGATGTTAATTTAGTGAAAATCTTGGAATGACAGAACTGTATCTACAGTTCCATATTCTTTTTTGGCATAACCATTAAAATCAACCAAGCTGGATGGCTGTTGCAAAATTGAGGGTAATGCCTTGACTATAAGGGAGCGTATACTGGTTAGTTTGACTTATGACCTGATCTTCCAAAGTAAAGGTCAGACCTTTCGATTCATATGGATCTGTGCATACAAACTGGACCGAGTGTCGTATTTTTGAAAAAAGGAATAGACTTGTACAACGATAAACAGACGATGGGGAAAATAACAGAAAATAACAAGCGAGAACCGCGAAACCGTTTTACAAACAATTCCCCACTCACGCGACTAACGAAAGTAATCGTGATGTATGGTACATTCATTATACTACATATACCACGTTTATTTTAGGTATACACGTAAACGAGGAGGAATCCGTGTGGGTTTAGCTATCGCCATTATATTCTTTCTGGCCGGTGTTTTGTTTACAATTTACCCAATATTGCCGGGCGCACTATTCGTTCTTGCTGGGATGGTCATTTATGGACTGATGGAGGGATGGTCAC
The sequence above is a segment of the Effusibacillus dendaii genome. Coding sequences within it:
- a CDS encoding MogA/MoaB family molybdenum cofactor biosynthesis protein, which translates into the protein MSTEQHRKEAPKIVSCMVITVSDTRTKETDTSGQLIMQLLQENGYRVEDYRIVKDEYEMIRKLIAEGAESPNIEAILLNGGTGITDRDTTYKAVDSMLEKKMPGFGEIFRYLSFTEDIGPAAILSRAIAGVCKGTAVFSMPGSSGAVKLAMTRIIVPELGHVMREIYKDKK
- a CDS encoding HU family DNA-binding protein, with product MNKGDLIATVAENTSLKKADAEKAVNAILDSISEAMQNGEKVQLIGFGTFETRQRAARSGRNPQTGKEISIPASQVPTFKPGAGLKDLVK